The DNA window CTCGAGGACATGGAAAAGCCCGATGTGATCTTCTGCATCGGGACCAACATGACCGAGTGCCATCCCGTCGCGGCCACCCGCATCAAGCGCGCGGTGGCGCGGGGCGCCAAGCTCATCGTCGCGGATCCGAGGCGGATCGCGCTGGCCGAGATGGCCGACATCTACCTGCCGCTGAGGGTGGGATCCGACGTCGCGCTCCTGCTCGGCATGGCCCACACGATCGCCCGCGAGGGGCTGATGGACGAGGGCTTCGTGGCCGACCGCACGACGGAGGGCCGGGACTTCGTGGAGCACGTCCTGGAGTACCCGCCGGAATGGGCCGAGTCCATCACGGGGGTGGACGCGAAGTTGATCGCGGAGGCGGCGCGCTGGTACGCGAAGGCCGAACGCGGAGCGATCTACTACACGCTCGGCATCACGGAGCACATCTGCGGCGTGGACAACGTGCAGAGCCTCTGCAATCTCGCCCTCATGACCGGAAACGTCGGCCGCGAGGGAACCGGGATCAATCCGATGCGCGGCCAGAACAACATCCAGGGCGCGGGAGACAGCGGGGCGCTGCCGAACAACTATCCCGGCTTCCAGGACGTACTCGACCCGGCGTACCAGGCGAAGTTCGCCGAGGCGTACGGCCGGGAAGTGGACCTGGAATTGGGGCCCACGAAGGTCACGGCGCTCGACATGTGCGGCGACCGGATCCGCGCGATGATCATCAACGGCGAGAACACCGTTGTCACGGACCCCGACCGGGAGCATTGCGAGCACGCGCTCGGAAGCCTCGACCATCTCGTCGTGATCGACATCTTCCTCACCGAGACTGCGCAGTTGGCCGACGTCGTCCTCCCGGCCACTGCCTGGGCGGAGACGGACGGCGTCTGCTCGAATACGGAGCGGCGCGTGCAGCGTCTGCGGAAGGCGGTGGATCCGCCGGGCGAGGCGAAGCCCGACTGGTGGTGCGTGTCCCGCATCGCGCAGCGCATGGGGCTGGAGGGTTTCGAGTTCGAGTCGGCGAAGGAGGTGTTCAACGAACTCTGCTCGCTCTCACCGATCTACGCCGGCCTGGATTGGGACCTCATCGAACACGGCGAGTACCACTGGCCGGTGCCGGAGCGGGGTCATCCCGGCACGCCCATCCTTCACGAGGGCGAGTTCGAGAACGGACGCGGGATCTTCCAGATGATCCGATACCGGGACCCGGCCGAGACGATCTCGGAGGAGTACCCGATCTGGCTCACGACCGGGCGCCGGCTGCCGGCCTATCACACGAGAACCCAGACGGGGCGTGCGGCGGGGATCGAGTACCTGTTGTCCGAGGAGCGTCTCGAGATGCACCCGACCGACGTGTCGAAATGGGGTCTCGAGGACGGGGGCTGGGCGATGATGTCGAGCCCGCGCGGCCAGGTACGGATCAAGGTGGAGGCCAACGACCGGTCCCCGCCCGGAACCGTCTTCGCCTCGTTCAGCTTCAACGACGTGCCGGTGAACTTCCTCACCGGCGGCGGCTACGACCCGATCACGCACACGGCGGAACTGAAGGTCTGTCCCGTGAGAGTCGAACCCGCCTAGCAGGCCCCGTCCGGCGAGCCGGCCTCGCCGCTCCACTCCTGGTCTCCGTACGCGACGATCCGTCCCTCGATCGCCGAGGCCACGCACGTCAGCGGACTCGCCAGGTACACCTGCCCCGGACCGCTGCGGCCGGGGAAGTTCCGATTGATCGAACTGATCGTGACCTGCTCCGCCGTTGTCGACACCCCGGGGCCGGCGTTGATACAGGCTCCGCAGCCGGGAGCGAGGACGTCGAATCCCGCATCCCTGAGGGCCTGGTCGTGGCCCTGTTCCCGGCTCCACGCCTCCACATCGATGGAACCGTACTGGGCATAGGCGCGGACGGTCGCGGGCACGCGCTTCCCCGCCGCCACCGCTTCCCGCGCCACCCCGGCATACATCTCGAAGTCCGCCCGCTTCGCCCCCGTGCAGGCCCCGACGAACACCGTATCGAGGCTCACGTCTCCCTCGAGGGCCGAGATCGGCAGCCCGTTCCCGGGATCGCCGGGGGTCGCGACCATCGGTTCGACGCCGCCCGCGTCCATCTCGATCGTCGCCGCGTAGTTCGCCCCCGCGTCGCTGTGCAGTCCGTCGCACAGCGCCCGAACCTCCGCCGCCGGCACGCCACGCCGCCCGGCGATCCAGCCCACCGCCTTCTCGTCCGGGGCGATGACGCCGGTGAAGCCCCCGACCTCGGCCGCCATGTTCGTCAGCGTCGCGCGTTCATCGATCGACAGGGCCTCGACGGCCTCCCCCGTGAACTCGATGATGCGGCCGATCGCCTCGCCGCTCTTGACGGTCGGGTGACGCAGCAGCTCGAGGATGAGGTCCTTCGCCACGACGCCGGGCGGCGGCTGCCCCGTGATGTTCACCCGGATCGACTCGGGCACTTCCAGCCGGACGTCTCGTGTCGCCCAGGCGTTGACGATCGCGGACGTGCCCACGCCGAAAGCGACGCACCCCAGCGCGCCCGAGTGCGGGGTGTGCGAGTCGCTGCCGATGATGATCTGTCCCGGGAGCGCGTAGCGGTCCTGCACCATGATATGGCAGATCCCCTCACTCCCGGTGCGGTCGGGGAGTTCACCGTGCAGCCTCACGCCCTTCGCGGCGGCGAACTCCCGCTGGCGGTCGTGCAGCGCGTGGGCCGCGTCGAGCAGGCCGGCCGCCTTCCTTTCCTCCGTAATGACTTCGTCGAGGAACGCGAGGTGGTCCCGGAAAAAAACGATGGATTCGGTGTGGTTCAGCCCCGCATCGCCCGCGAAGTCCTCCCAGAACGTCGACGCCATGGGGGTCACGTACTCGTGGGAGAAGCGAAGGTCGGCCCGGAGGAAGCCGGTGTCGCCCGGTTTCACGGCGGGAACGCCCAGCGCACCGGAGGCCGCGTCGGTGACCCAGTGCCGGGCGATGATCTTCTCCGCAATCGTCTGGGGGCGGTCCGCCGGGGTCGCGACGGCGGGGAGCGTGACGAGTCCCTTCAGCCTCGCCACGGCGTAGTCGAGCAGTCCCCCGTACTCGATGATGTCGCGCTGAATCCGCCCCGCGTCGCCGATGAACGCGTCGAGCGGGATCTCCTCGCCGTTTCGGATCTTCTCGATCAGGGAGAAATCCGTCGATGCGAGGAGGCCGATGTTCGCGCAATTCTCCCCGTAGAT is part of the Candidatus Palauibacter polyketidifaciens genome and encodes:
- a CDS encoding molybdopterin-dependent oxidoreductase is translated as LEDMEKPDVIFCIGTNMTECHPVAATRIKRAVARGAKLIVADPRRIALAEMADIYLPLRVGSDVALLLGMAHTIAREGLMDEGFVADRTTEGRDFVEHVLEYPPEWAESITGVDAKLIAEAARWYAKAERGAIYYTLGITEHICGVDNVQSLCNLALMTGNVGREGTGINPMRGQNNIQGAGDSGALPNNYPGFQDVLDPAYQAKFAEAYGREVDLELGPTKVTALDMCGDRIRAMIINGENTVVTDPDREHCEHALGSLDHLVVIDIFLTETAQLADVVLPATAWAETDGVCSNTERRVQRLRKAVDPPGEAKPDWWCVSRIAQRMGLEGFEFESAKEVFNELCSLSPIYAGLDWDLIEHGEYHWPVPERGHPGTPILHEGEFENGRGIFQMIRYRDPAETISEEYPIWLTTGRRLPAYHTRTQTGRAAGIEYLLSEERLEMHPTDVSKWGLEDGGWAMMSSPRGQVRIKVEANDRSPPGTVFASFSFNDVPVNFLTGGGYDPITHTAELKVCPVRVEPA
- a CDS encoding aconitase family protein, yielding MLEHLLETEVAKRPPTVRLQGRILFLTEDPDLIRRQLAGEDLEWDPSIPLRDDISTDEITPGWVCYHFDEKLGEYPYVGLLCGDERPIGRNDIRKGGFVCSVSGKRRGKGSSREASPYAERAAGLRVVIGENIERIYGENCANIGLLASTDFSLIEKIRNGEEIPLDAFIGDAGRIQRDIIEYGGLLDYAVARLKGLVTLPAVATPADRPQTIAEKIIARHWVTDAASGALGVPAVKPGDTGFLRADLRFSHEYVTPMASTFWEDFAGDAGLNHTESIVFFRDHLAFLDEVITEERKAAGLLDAAHALHDRQREFAAAKGVRLHGELPDRTGSEGICHIMVQDRYALPGQIIIGSDSHTPHSGALGCVAFGVGTSAIVNAWATRDVRLEVPESIRVNITGQPPPGVVAKDLILELLRHPTVKSGEAIGRIIEFTGEAVEALSIDERATLTNMAAEVGGFTGVIAPDEKAVGWIAGRRGVPAAEVRALCDGLHSDAGANYAATIEMDAGGVEPMVATPGDPGNGLPISALEGDVSLDTVFVGACTGAKRADFEMYAGVAREAVAAGKRVPATVRAYAQYGSIDVEAWSREQGHDQALRDAGFDVLAPGCGACINAGPGVSTTAEQVTISSINRNFPGRSGPGQVYLASPLTCVASAIEGRIVAYGDQEWSGEAGSPDGAC